Within the candidate division KSB1 bacterium genome, the region GCTGGATTCACGACGCAGCGCTGGAGCGCAATCGCCGCGTTACCGACGACATGCTCATCGTATCGCCGATGTTGCCCGTGCCGCGCGACACCTCCGCGATGTTGACGGCCTACCATGATGCCACGGACACTCCGGCGAGCGAATGGGAACTGCTCGGACTGGATGCCGCGGCCTATGTCGCGCGCGCGCTCGCGGCCGGTGCGGACAGTCGAGCCGAAGTGATCCGCATCATGAACGAACTTGATCAGTTTGACGGCGCGGCGGTGCAAGTGGATTTTCGGTACGGTCACGAGAATCGGGCCGCCCGCCTGCTCGAGTACAGCGGCGGCGGGCTCAAGGTGATCAAGTAGCGCGTGAGCTACCTTGACGCGATTCTGCTCGGGGTTCTGCAGGGGATCACCGAGTTCCTGCCCATCTCGAGTGACGGCCACCTCGTCGTCGTGCAGCAACTCCTGGGGTTTGAGCACTCGCTGCTGGCGTTCGACGTCTTCATTCATCTCGGCACCTTGCTCGCCGTGGTCATTTACTATCGCCGCGAGATCGCGTCGATTGCGGCGGGGTTCTTCCGGCGCGAGGGCGGTGACGCGGCTCGTCGGCTGGTCGGCCTGATTGTCCTGGCGTCGATTCCCACTGCGCTGATTGGCTTGGGATTGAAGGCCTTGGTCGAGGACCTGAACACTTCGGCGCTCGCCGCGGCGCTCGGCTGGCTGGTCACCGGGCTCGTCTTGTTGAGCACCGAACGGGCCAAACATACTCCTCGCTCAATGACCGATATTCGGGCGCTTGACGCGCTGTTGATCGGTATTGCTCAAGGTATTGCGGTGTTGCCGGGTGTGTCCCGGTCCGGTTCAACGGTCGCGGTGGGCATGTTCCGCGGTATTCGCGCGGGGGAGGCCGCGAATTTCTCCTTTTTGATGTCGATTCCGGCGGTCGCGGGCGCGGCCCTGCTTGAAGCCGGGGATCTGAACGGCGTCGCCTCCGACGAGTGGCCCGTGTACATTGTCGGCGGGATCACGGCGGGAATTGTGGGCTATCTGGCGATCTGGGGACTGTTGAAACTCCTTGCTCGCCGTGTGATCAAGCCGTTTGGCTGGTATTGTATCGCCGCGGCGGCGGTAACGCTGATGACAATCGGAGTTCGCGCTGGATGAATCTGCCGAAGCACACTATGAATGGAAACGGCCAACGGCCTGCTGCTCGCCCCTGGATCGGAATCACGCCCGGCTATGCGGGACCGGACCCGACTCGCGGTTTTGTGAAGTTTGGCGACCTGAATTTCTGCGACTTGAACTACGCGCGCCGGGTCGAGCGCGCAGGGGGTCTGCCCTTGATTCTGGCGCACGCTCACGAGGATCAGGAGCGGCAGATCGCGCAACTGGCCGCGGCGCTTGACGGCCTGCTATTAACCGGCGGCGACGACGTGCATCCCCGGCACTATGATCAGGAGTGGTTTGACGCGGGTATCCCGCCCGCCGGCCAGCGTGATGAGTTCGAGCTTCCGCTGACGCGCGCGTTTCTCGCAACGGGCAAACCGATTCTCGGCATCTGTCGCGGGATTCAGCTTGTGAATGTGGCGATGGGGGGGACGCTCGTGCAGGACATCCCACACTTTGTCGGCCCGACTCATCATTCGCAGAGTGCGCAATCCGGCGTTCCCACTCACGAGGTGCATCTCGCCGAAGGCTGCCGTCTCGCGCGGGTCTTCCGTGGCCTGACGATCAATGTGAACAGCCATCATCATCAGGCGGTGGATCGCGTCGCGGAGGGCTTTCGGGTCGTCGGTTGCTCGGAAGAGGGCATCGTCGAGGTGATCGAACACGAGAGTCATCCCTACTTGATCGGCGTGCAGTGGCATCCGGAGCGGCTGGGCGTTGCAGACCCCCTGCATCAGGAGCTGTTTGACGATTTTGTGCAGGCCTGCCGGGAGCCAGGGTATGAGCGCTGAATCTGCGCGGACGCCGACGGTTGAGAAGCTGCTCAGCGATGCGCGCAAGGGCAACGCTCCGGCAGTGGCATTCCTCGTCGGCAGTGAGGATTTCTTACTCCGTCAGGCGCTGGCGGAATACCTCGCGGTCATTGCTCCTCCGGACGTGCGCGATTTCGACTTCACTCAGTTGCGCGGCGAAAGCGTGGACGGCAATACGCTTTACAATGCGTTGACCACGCTGCCGTTTATGGCGCCGAAGCGCGTGGTAGTGCTGGACGATGCGCTGAAGCTGGACGAAGCTCCGGGAGCGCGGCTGGCGAAGTACTTGAGTTCGCCTTCGCCCTCGACGTTGCTTGTAATGGTGCAGGTCACAGATCCCGGCAACCGGCCACCGGCGATACCCACGGGCAAGCTCTTCGTATTACGGTTCGACGGACTGCGGGAGCCAGAGCGGATTGCCTGGGCGGTGGATTTCTGCAAGCGTCATGGAAAGTCGTTGTCTCGCGAAGCCTCGCAATACCTAATCGAGTCTTCATCGGCGGAGTTGACCGATCTGTCGGCGAAACTTGTAATGGCGATTTTGTATGTCGGGGATGTGGAGGAAATCACTCCGGCGACGTTGCTCCGGGTCTCCGGGGTTACTTCCGAGTTTACGGTGTTCAATCTCACGGACGCCATTTTGAAGGGTCAGCGCGGAGAGGCATGCCGCATGGCAAAATCACTGCTGGATGGCGGCGAGGCGTTGCTGGGTCTGTTGGGTTTCCAACGCCGTTTCTTGATCAAGTTATGGCAAGTTGGTTCGGTTGATCGCCACTCGAAGGGGGCGGATCTTGAGGCGCGGAAGAAGGCGATCCTTGGCGGGCAAGCGTGGAAAAGTCATGAGTTTACGGCTCGGGCGAGGGCCTTGGGCGAGCAGGGCTTGAGGCGCGCCGTGAGCGGGTTGTTGGATGTCGAGATTCTGGCAAAAAATCGGTCCGGCGAGTCCGGCGCGCGTGCCAGATATTTTGAATGGCTGTATGAAACCTGCCGTCCGGCAGGCAGCACCTCGGAACCCAAGTTCAGGAACAGGAGTATCTTACTTAGCGCATGAATCAGGGAAAGGTGGCCAAACCGACAGACGAAGACCTGATTCTCGCGTTCCAGCAGGGCGACGAGACGGCCTTTGACGAGATCGTGCGTCGTTACCGGGACCCGCTCTTCAACTTTGTGGTGCGGCTCTTGGGCGATTCGTTCTTCAGCGAAGACATCGTTCAGGAAACTTTTCTGCGGGTCTATCGTAATAAACATCGGTACCATCAGGTGGCCAAGTTTTCGACCTGGATCTACA harbors:
- a CDS encoding gamma-glutamyl-gamma-aminobutyrate hydrolase family protein is translated as MNLPKHTMNGNGQRPAARPWIGITPGYAGPDPTRGFVKFGDLNFCDLNYARRVERAGGLPLILAHAHEDQERQIAQLAAALDGLLLTGGDDVHPRHYDQEWFDAGIPPAGQRDEFELPLTRAFLATGKPILGICRGIQLVNVAMGGTLVQDIPHFVGPTHHSQSAQSGVPTHEVHLAEGCRLARVFRGLTINVNSHHHQAVDRVAEGFRVVGCSEEGIVEVIEHESHPYLIGVQWHPERLGVADPLHQELFDDFVQACREPGYER
- a CDS encoding undecaprenyl-diphosphate phosphatase: MSYLDAILLGVLQGITEFLPISSDGHLVVVQQLLGFEHSLLAFDVFIHLGTLLAVVIYYRREIASIAAGFFRREGGDAARRLVGLIVLASIPTALIGLGLKALVEDLNTSALAAALGWLVTGLVLLSTERAKHTPRSMTDIRALDALLIGIAQGIAVLPGVSRSGSTVAVGMFRGIRAGEAANFSFLMSIPAVAGAALLEAGDLNGVASDEWPVYIVGGITAGIVGYLAIWGLLKLLARRVIKPFGWYCIAAAAVTLMTIGVRAG
- the holA gene encoding DNA polymerase III subunit delta, encoding MSAESARTPTVEKLLSDARKGNAPAVAFLVGSEDFLLRQALAEYLAVIAPPDVRDFDFTQLRGESVDGNTLYNALTTLPFMAPKRVVVLDDALKLDEAPGARLAKYLSSPSPSTLLVMVQVTDPGNRPPAIPTGKLFVLRFDGLREPERIAWAVDFCKRHGKSLSREASQYLIESSSAELTDLSAKLVMAILYVGDVEEITPATLLRVSGVTSEFTVFNLTDAILKGQRGEACRMAKSLLDGGEALLGLLGFQRRFLIKLWQVGSVDRHSKGADLEARKKAILGGQAWKSHEFTARARALGEQGLRRAVSGLLDVEILAKNRSGESGARARYFEWLYETCRPAGSTSEPKFRNRSILLSA